The Chitinophaga caeni genome segment CGTACCAGGCTTATGGAAAACTGTTCTTTCTTAACCGCCAATTGTACCCGGTTATCGATAATCTCCATCCTGGAATCCAAGGTGCAGATAAATTGATCGCTCCGTCCTTCGATTTCGAAGGAAATTACCTGGTCGTCGGGAACTACGATCGGGCGGACATTCAAATTATGGGGCGCTACCGGTGTAATGACGAAATTACTGGCTTCCGGGAACACGATCGGGCCGCCGCAGCTCAAGGAATACCCGGTTGAACCGGTAGGCGTGGAAACGATCAGGCCATCTGCCCAGTAGGTATTCAGAAATTCCCCGTTCAGGTAAGTATGGATCTTAACCATCGCGGAGGTATCTTTCTTATGTATGGTAAATTCGTTCAGCGCGTAAGGCACATCTCCAAATAACGGGATACTTGCGTCTAGGTGGATCAGTGAACGTTGGTCAAGCGTATAATTTCTATCGACCAATGAAACCACCACATCGTGGATTTCTTCCCTACCGATGCTTGCCAGGAACCCGAGGCGACCGAAATTAACGCCCAATACGGGAATATTTTTATCGCGGATATAGCAAACGGTGTCTAACAAGGTGCCATCTCCTCCTAAACTCACCAGGAACTCGATTTTGCCGTCCAAGTCTTCTGCA includes the following:
- a CDS encoding NAD kinase, producing MQIALYSRGFNKEDIDDIKLLLDELRKQEITPVIYEPFYQDLKPHVTFPADVDTFSGAEDLDGKIEFLVSLGGDGTLLDTVCYIRDKNIPVLGVNFGRLGFLASIGREEIHDVVVSLVDRNYTLDQRSLIHLDASIPLFGDVPYALNEFTIHKKDTSAMVKIHTYLNGEFLNTYWADGLIVSTPTGSTGYSLSCGGPIVFPEASNFVITPVAPHNLNVRPIVVPDDQVISFEIEGRSDQFICTLDSRMEIIDNRVQLAVKKEQFSISLVRLNEGNFLHTLRHKLLWGIDTRNRGNNQ